A genomic window from Punica granatum isolate Tunisia-2019 chromosome 2, ASM765513v2, whole genome shotgun sequence includes:
- the LOC116194346 gene encoding gamma-glutamylcyclotransferase 2-1-like, translated as MHTWRGWHRTPPATINSLLQPADLLLSELEKKYTQSEAARREREGEILERESSENFPKISVPEAKFVPIPELVASSPLSLSLSLSLSISSGLNHSSSLLQIIPSCGSAFLPENLAFTSLFYTAMVFWVFGYGSLVWNPGFEYDDKVIGFVKNYKRVFDLACIDHRGTPEHPARTCTLEENEGAICWGVAYCVRGGPEREKAAMEYLERRECEYDKKSLVDFYKEEDHSQPALTGVIAFTSTPDKFSNRYYLGPAPLEDMARQIATAFGPCGNNRDYLFLLEKAMFDLGHEDDYVIELADEVRKELEIIGKREKKLISPHKIPPKAVHIPSLQRRPLQEAIVMDSS; from the exons ATGCATACGTGGCGGGGTTGGCACCGCACCCCACCCGCCACTATAAATAGTCTCCTTCAACCTGCCGACCTCCTCCTCTCCGAACTCGAGAAAAAATACACACAGAGCGAAGCAGctcgaagagagagagagggagaaattctagagagagaaagctcTGAAAACTTCCCCAAAATCTCCGTTCCGGAAGCTAAATTCGTTCCTATTCCCGAGCTTGTGgcttcctctcctctctctctctctctctctctctctctctctatatccTCCGGTTTGAATCATTCTAGCTCCCTCCTTCAGATCATACCCAGTTGCGGCTCTGCTTTTCTCCCCGAAAACCTAGCATTTACTTCATT GTTCTACACAGCCATGGTTTTCTGGGTTTTTGGCTACGGTTCACTGGTGTGGAACCCAGGATTCGAGTATGATGACAAAGTAATTGGGTTTGTTAAGAACTACAAGCGCGTATTTGATCTTG CATGCATTGACCATAGAGGTACGCCTGAGCACCCTGCTAGAACTTGCACTCTGGAAGAAAATGAAGGAGCAATCTGC TGGGGAGTTGCTTATTGTGTACGTGGGGGCCCTGAAAGGGAAAAGGCAGCAATGGAG TATCTGGAGCGGAGGGAATGTGAATATGACAAGAAGTCTCTTGTAGACTTCTATAAGGAGGAGGATCACTCACAGCCTGCTTTGACTGGAGTTATAGC ATTTACGTCCACCCCGGATAAATTTTCAAACAGGTACTATTTGGGGCCTGCACCGCTGGAAGATATGGCCAG GCAAATAGCAACTGCTTTTGGACCTTGTGGAAACAATCGAGATTATCTTTTCCTGCTAGAGAAAGCCATGTTTGACCTAG GTCACGAGGATGACTATGTGATCGAGCTAGCAGATGAAGTGCGAAAGGAACTTGAAATTATCGGGAAGCGGGAAAAGAAGTTGATCTCGCCCCACAAAATCCCGCCAAAAGCTGTCCACATCCCATCCCTCCAGAGACGTCCCCTTCAAGAAGCCATAGTCATGGATTCCTCATGA
- the LOC116196701 gene encoding calcium homeostasis endoplasmic reticulum protein, with protein MDRQGHDYSANSAMAYAQQQRQPPNMQQQQQQFGFPPQHQQFPSPLHNPPFLPGHLQQFPYRHPIQQQPPQLPPHAHLLHQQPPSFPPHMAPPPLMHSPFLGPYDSPPPPPAAPPADPELHKRIDKLVEYIAKNGPEFEAMIREKQQDNPEYSFLIGGDGHAYYQYRLWASTRPPGAHFPPFPPMMHPPPNPLMNPSLPLNAPRASSGSMLGLPQIHQPPFGSFYDPHAHPSFSRPDYDQSTKAFKGLSGPLPSDVAAELSNVLNNLSGTKDSIKGAKIWFMQRSPFAPALAEALRERVFSLDDSERQLHIIFLANDILFESLHRRVNTNELDNEALAFKPVLGSMLARIFHNPQNREENQSRLQKILQFWASKEVYDQDTIHAFENEMVSGVSSNAFSGSSIEVSSASTDSASGSIKPEHSLWQQHERLGSAAVLTDKDRPDHPASFPGVTPPLSTPQFLPNAVVPGPPFTASGPIPSSAQPANQPPVLPPSLGEKVPPYPMFPPGLIPGMVRKMQIGSGVPYSPLSPLDIPNTIPPSNVPQSEILERVSKFFKEIGEVNPSEGPMRSSGSRDDDDADDYEYDREPPLPRKGGARIPPPPNLHVDPETGAHADGSVEGKGSGSGRLGLGATANPNEVTQYDDVYTSYRKQRSTSYHTSMSARAATR; from the exons ATGGATAGGCAGGGTCATGATTATTCGGCAAATTCTGCTATGGCATATGCTCAGCAGCAGCGTCAACCCCCAAACAtgcagcaacagcagcagcagtttGGATTCCCCCCACAGCACCAGCAGTTCCCTTCACCACTGCACAACCCTCCTTTCCTACCAGGACACCTCCAACAATTCCCTTACCGCCACCCAATTCAGCAGCAGCCACCCCAACTTCCCCCTCATGCCCACCTCCTCCACCAGCAACCACCATCTTTCCCACCTCACATGGCCCCACCACCGCTCATGCACTCCCCTTTTCTGGGCCCCTATGACTCCCCCCCGCCTCCTCCCGCTGCTCCCCCTGCTGATCCTGAGCTCCACAAGCGTATTGACAAGCTTGTGGAATACATTGCGAAGAATGGGCCTGAATTTGAGGCAATGATCCGTGAGAAACAGCAAGACAATCCCGAGTACAGCTTTCTAATTGGTGGGGATGGACACGCCTATTACCAGTATAGGCTCTGGGCATCAACACGTCCACCTGGGGCCCACTTCCCTCCTTTCCCGCCGATGATGCATCCACCTCCCAATCCTTTGATGAACCCTTCTCTCCCACTGAATGCTCCCAGGGCATCTTCAGGTTCCATGCTGGGCCTACCTCAGATTCACCAGCCTCCTTTTGGTTCATTTTATGATCCACATGCCCATCCATCATTCAGTCGGCCTGATTATGATCAATCAACCAAGGCCTTCAAAGGCCTCTCAGGACCGCTTCCCTCTGATGTTGCTGCGGAGCTCAGCAACGTGCTTAATAATCTCAGTGGCACCAAGGATTCAATAAAAGGTGCCAAGATTTGGTTCATGCAGAGGTCTCCGTTTGCCCCAGCCCTAGCTGAGGCCTTGAGAGAAAGGGTCTTCTCACTGGATGATTCTGAGAGACAGCTGCACATAATTTTTCTTGCAAATGATATTCTTTTCGAAAG CTTGCACCGGAGAGTTAACACGAATGAACTTGATAATGAGGCCCTAGCTTTCAAACCTGTTTTAGGTTCCATGCTTGCGAGGATTTTCCACAATCCTCAGAACAGGGAGGAAAACCAATCGAGGTTGCAGAAGATATTGCAGTTCTGGGCCTCAAAAGAAGTTTATGACCAGGACACTATCCATGCTTTTGAGAATGAGATGGTCAGCGGAGTATCGAGTAATGCCTTCTCTGGTTCTTCTATAGAAGTATCTTCTGCTTCTACAGACTCTGCTTCAG GAAGCATCAAACCAGAACATTCCCTTTGGCAACAGCATGAGAGACTAGGCTCTGCTGCTGTGTTAACCGATAAAGACCGTCCTGATCATCCCGCCTCTTTCCCGGGAGTTACACCTCCTCTGTCAACCCCGCAATTCCTCCCCAATGCAGTTGTTCCAGGTCCTCCTTTCACGGCTTCCGGCCCAATTCCCTCATCTGCACAGCCTGCAAATCAACCCCCAGTGCTTCCTCCTAGCCTCGGCGAGAAAGTACCTCCCTACCCTATGTTCCCCCCAGGCCTCATACCTGGAATGGTTAGGAAGATGCAGATTGGTAGTGGGGTACCCTACTCCCCTTTGAGCCCATTGGACATTCCGAACACCATCCCTCCCTCAAATGTGCCCCAGTCAGAGATCCTTGAGCGGGTGTCCAAGTTCTTCAAGGAGATTGGGGAGGTTAACCCTTCAGAGGGGCCCATGAGGTCTTCAGGCTCAAGAGACGATGATGATGCTGATGACTATGAGTATGACAGGGAACCTCCTCTTCCTCGTAAAGGTGGAGCCCGCATTCCCCCACCCCCAAACTTGCATGTTGACCCTGAGACTGGGGCTCATGCTGATGGCAGTGTTGAAGGAAAGGGGAGTGGGTCTGGGAGACTTGGGCTTGGAGCGACTGCCAACCCGAACGAGGTAACCCAGTACGACGATGTTTACACTTCTTATAGGAAGCAGAGGAGCACCTCGTATCACACCTCAATGAGCGCTCGGGCGGCTACGAGGTAG